One stretch of Zhihengliuella flava DNA includes these proteins:
- a CDS encoding putative quinol monooxygenase, protein MIFIVVKFAVKPESADSFLEATRPFTEATRAEEGNLWFDWSRSVEDPNEFVLIEAFKDDAAEAHVSSDHFAAGLEAMRPLLRSTPQIISRQIEGEGWDRMGELQID, encoded by the coding sequence ATGATTTTCATCGTTGTGAAGTTTGCCGTGAAGCCCGAATCCGCCGACTCGTTCCTCGAGGCCACCCGTCCGTTCACCGAGGCGACGCGCGCCGAGGAGGGCAACCTGTGGTTCGACTGGTCCCGCAGCGTGGAGGACCCGAACGAGTTTGTGCTGATCGAGGCGTTTAAGGACGACGCCGCGGAGGCGCACGTGAGCAGCGATCACTTCGCGGCCGGGTTGGAGGCCATGCGTCCGTTGCTGCGCTCCACCCCACAGATCATCAGCCGCCAGATCGAGGGCGAGGGATGGGACCGCATGGGCGAACTGCAGATCGACTAG